CTGCCGGTTTAGAGTCCAGAAAGTCTGTCCTCCTTCAAAGAACACAAAGTGACATGTGCCATCCGGCATGCTGGGGCCTCGCCACTTGGCTAGGAACGGGAATGTTGTCCCTCAGATCTATTCTTTTAAGTCAACAGACAGTCTCGGGATACCTGTTAGGCAGATTAGGGAATCTGATTTTCATCAGGCTGTTCTTCCCAAGAACTCAGTGAAGGGGAAACAGAATCTAAATTTTGGGGAAATTACacagggggaaaaagggagggagTCAGTTACAACACCCATTGCGACACTCGGCAGGGCTGAAAGTGACAACAGCAAAGGTTTCTCTTTTTGGAAATGTGAGGGCATTTCCGTTTCTGAGTGGACAGGGCGGCAACAGCCTGGTTTGGTGAGTGACTATTTTCTTTATAAGCAGCTCCTCTGGGTCCGAAATGGCAGTCTCCCCTTGCCCTGCTCTGATCACAGGATGGAAATCTGCAGGTGTGGCCGTGGTTACCTAATCTCTCTCCTGCTTTTCCTGTTCCACTCAGAGACAGCCTGCCTTCCCTTGCAGAAGAGACCCTGCAGGATGCAGGCCTTCAGGTAAGGCTGACTCAGAGGAGGCGGGTGGACAGGCAGGACAATGCCCATGTGTCCCAGCCACCTGGGGCTGCTGGCCTCCACAGGCCTGGGAGCTGGGTTTGTGCAGGGAAGGAACAGCCATTATTCCAGGAAGAGGCAGCCACACGCGTGGGCTTCAGGGCTTCTGTTTCAGAGTACTATGGATGTGCACAGCTTGGCCCGAGGCCTGGCCTATTCCCCCAGAGACTCTGGCAAGTCAGTGAACGACAGACATGTGCCCAGGAGCCATGCTGGGGTTTGGACCCCACCGAGTGAGCCAGGCAAAGCAGCAGAGAGGGGCGCCAGGCAGGGCACGGCCCAAAGCCCCAGCTTGAGGGTTAACAACGCCTGCCAGTGTTGACACCATGGGGGATCTGGCTCCCCtggagcctcagtctccccatcgatgactccctgcctgcctcacagggttgttgtgaagatgaaatgcacaaatcacAGAGTGACAGCATTCTGAAAACTGAAAAGTGCCTGAAAGTATGTGGTTTTTAAAACCAGGTCAGGAGCTCTCTGAGATGTCACTGTCACTGGTGTAGAAATGACAGGTGGCAGTGTTGATAAAAACAGTGCTGTTCCCATGCCCTCTGTCCCATGGCATCCCAGGACAGAAGCCGTATCTGGGTGGCTGCACCCTCGAGTTCTGACTTTCCTGGCCCAAGGCTGTGGGTTGGACCTGTGAAGTGTGCATGTGTGCTGCCCGGCTCTACCCACCTCCCCCCTGGCCCCGGcaggccacacacacaccccagcacCTCTTCCCTTTCCCACATGCCGAGGGCTTCATGAGATTTGCCTCTGCTGCCTCCTATCTGTGGGAGCTCCCGGAGGTGTCTCCCACGGCATGTTCAGTCCCCGCGGAAGGAGCCTCGTCCGGGAACTAAGAATAATCACATAAAGGTCAAATGCTCACACACATGTGGAAAGAGCTTCACAGTTTGCCTGGCCACCCCTCACCTAGCTCATGGGCTCCTCAAGCCACCTTTGAGGGGGCTTGTTAGCCACACTTCACATGTGAGCAGATGAGGTCCAGGGTCACACTGGTGGGCGGCAGGGAGTGGGTCCCACATCCTGCCTGGGGCTCTGTCTACTGCGTCCTACTGCTGCTTTCAGCCTGGGGACCGTTCTTTTTCTCATCAAGAAGAAAAGACTGGGAGCCAGAAACAGGCCACTGGGGGAGCTGTAGGGGAAGCTGACTTGTTCGCAGGGACAGCTGCCGGTGGCAAACCCAGAGCGGTTACTGGCTGTTGGAGGACAGGCTCTGAGGACACATCTTCATGGTCGAAGTCTCAGAATAAGTTAACTGCAAGGTGCTCTGTCCCTTGAAACCTCTTACACTGTGTTGTGGTGGCCACTAGTCTCTGATGACTCTTTTAATTTAGAGTGAaattataaataagaataaaatgaaatattcagaTCCTCAGTCACACCACATTTCAAGAGCtcaagagccacatgtggctggtggctagtcTCTTGGACAGTGCAGACAAGGAACATTTGTGCACTCCAGAAAGTTCTAGTGGGTGGCGTTACTCTGGAGCATGCTTTGCCGAAGTGCAAGGGGCCTGCCCTGGGAGTCTGTGAATGGGGAGCAGGGTGAGGAGACGCCCGGATGTGGGGATGCTGCTTCCCAGGTGTGGGAGTTGGGCCGTTCTCCCCACCAGTGTCAACCATCTGTGCTGGGGGGTAGGGAGCGGATACAGACTCAGTGAACTCTGAGTGGAGCCCTCGCACCTGTCCGCTCCAGCTGGGTCCTTTCGCTTTTCAGAATCTGGGATGTTAACCAGAAGACCTTCTACCTGAGGAATAACCAACTAATTGCTGGATACTTGCAAGGACCAAATATTAAACTAGAAGGtgagtggttgccaggagaaGTGATGTTGTTAAGGTGCCCGAGCCACTTTGCCTTGGAGTCTGCAGCAGCACTGTGGCCTCCCAGAAACCTTAGATGAGGCTCCGTGGCCTAATCCCCATTGGACATTTGTGGACAAGTTTGGTGCTGGGGAGCCTGGACACTACAGGGCACACTTGAGTGCAGCCTTGAGGGGTCTTGGGCTGAGAGCCACCAGCCACAGGCACAGTGGTCCCAGGGCCACagctggcaggggcagggcccagagggcaggatcagcctcctccctcctgtGCCTATGAAGCCTCCCATATTCCTGTATGTTCAAACCCTGACTCCCTCCAAATTGAGCACACTATATAGAAAGCTGGGTTGTGCCTGATTCATGACACCACGTTCAGTTGTGTTCTAAACCGTGCTTGAAACAGACCAGGAGATTTGTTGGCCCTGGTGTCCAGCACCCTCTCTTTGCCTGAAGGTGGGCCTGGTGTCACAGGATGTCATCACCTCCCTCTCCCTGGTGCCCATCGCCTTGTCCCTGCCCCATGCCAAAAGAGTGTGAGACCCTTGCTGGTCCTGGCAGTTCTCCTAATGAGCTCTGAGAGGCTGAGACGTTCACTGCTGCGTGGGGGCCAGAGACCACTGGGGGAAGAGGCAGCTGTGCACCCAGGCTCTCATGGACCAAACCCTGGGGCCCCACTCGTGACCTGTGTGCTGTGTCTCTGTCCATGGGCAGCACACCTGCTGGCCTGGAGCCAAGGTGTcctgggaagagagggaaggacagagacCTCATGGAGCAGAATCTAGGTGACTTGGTCCCTGAGGAGTAACTAGACAGCATGATCGGCTTGATCTCCTGTGTGTGGGGAGGCCGGGAAGATGGGGCCCGCTGCCCTCCTGACCTTGGGGCTTTCACTGTGGGGGACAGAAAACTCTCTAGGGGGACCCCAGGCCATCATCTCTTCTCTCTACAacctgcccctcccctctgctcctcccAGAGAAGATAGACATGCTGTCCATTGAGCCTCATGCTGTGTTCCTGGGCATCCACGGGAGGAAGCTCTGCCTGGCCTGTGTCAAATCTGGCAGTAAGATCAGGCTCCAGCTGGAGGTAAGGATCTGTCTCAGACAACGGCCACCAAAGCCCAGTGTAGAACACCCACAGTGTGCTCCCTCCTGGTGCTGAAGGCCGGTGAGGCCCATTGGGGTGGCTCTGTCCACTGGCGTAGTTCGTTCAGCAGGGAGCCTGCTGGTGCCAGGACACCTGGCTTCTCATCCTCCTCATGGTCTCAGAGGTCAGCTGGCAGCTTGGGCTTCCTTACCGCATGGCTGCTGACTTCCAGGGGGTATTATTCTAAGAGGATGAACCTCAGTGTGCAGGCACTTGTTTGCCTTCCGCTACACCATGCTGCTCATGTCCCACTGACCAAAGCCAGTCACGTGGCTGAGTCTGGCCCCAGAAGGGATGGGACTCCACTGGGTGTGAACTCCAGGAAGCATGGTTCATCTTCCATTCAGTCTCTTGCTGGAGGGTCCCCAGCCCATGGAGACTTGCCCTCTTCCAGAGCAGCTAAGCTTTGGGACCTTTCTCTTCCTAAACTCATCTGCTCAAACCCAGGAGCCAGTACCCCACTCCAGGCCCTATGCTCCTTGATTCTGTGCAATGCTAATGGGCTTCCAGCCCTGGGAAACATGGCTTTGTGTCGGGGGCTGGGTGGACAAGATCTTAATCCAAACGTGAGTGGCTTTAATTGTGTAACTGTTACCTCCTCCAATGTGGACAGGGGCACTGTTTTGGAGGGTGACTGCTCTGTGTTAAGTAGGGGTGCCTAGGATATTATGTGTAGCCTGTGGAATGGGCTGCAGTGCCCTCTGCCCACCTTCTCCACCAGCCCTCTGGTTGGAGGCATAAACACAAAAGACCAGCTCCATGGGCCTTGGCCTCTACAGGCTGTGCCATGTGCTTATCAAACTTACTGGCACATGGCTCAGTGGCAAGATTTCCCAAAGCTGAGGTGTGACAATGGGACAACCTCTTTGTGCCACTGCTGTCCTGAGAGACCTGGTGCATGTGGTGTCCTGCAGTGCCCTTAGGTTAGCAGTTCTCCTGCACACACTCTGGGCCACAtgatggtggggtggggagggggtgcacAGGACCATCAGCCCCTCAGCTCTCACAGCTCATTCTTGTCTTCCAGCCAGTTAACATCACTGACCTGAGCCAGAACAAGGAGCAGGACAAGCGCTTCACCTTCATCCACTCGGACAGCGGTGCCACCACCAGCTTTGAGTCTGCCGCTTGTCCCGGCTGGTTCCTCTGCACAGCCCTGGAGGCAGACCGGCCTGTCAGCCTCACCAACATGCCTGAAGAGGCCGTCATGGTCACCAAGTTTTACTTCCGGCAGGACCAGTAGTACTGGATGTACCCCCACCCTACTCCTGGCACTTCGATGACTCCAGAGACTGCCTCTCCACCCCCGGGGGCCTCCTAGCTGTCATGGGGCCCCTGGCTGTCTGAGGGGACTTGGTGGGCTGGACCCTCCCTTGAAAGGAGCCCAAGGGCTCTGGGGGCAGAGCTCTGTCTCCAGCCTCCTCGGCCAACCCAGCCTCTGCATTGCCTCCATGATGGTCTTTCTAAAGTGGGGCTTGAGCCACAGCTCTGTTCAGAGCTCTTCAATGCAACCGTGTCTTCACAGTAACACCCAGGCCACCAGGCAGCTTGGATGCCCTCTGTGGTCCTCTCCGCAACTCCTCCTCCTTCCATGCCCCAGGTGACCTCAAGCCGCTCACTGACCTCCCACTAAGTGACTCCCAAACCTTGTTTTGTAAACTGATGGTGCTCCATGGGGGAGATCTGTGGTGAAATAGACAATACGGATTTCATGGTACTTTTTTTAAAGCCAACTCTGTCCAGTTTGGAGGAGAGTCCTTTATCTGTAGATTCTGTCCTTTCTGGAAGGGGaatatcaaaatatttctgtatttgtaaaaTGATGGTGAAAGTAGGtctctctttttaatctttttattatttttgtaatgctctaacctataaaaatgaaaagcttttgtactATGTTGGTCCCtaagttttttctttctggaacgCTTCTGTAAGTCTGGAGGCCCCGAGCCCCATCTCCACTCCAGACTTCTTACAGCTGCTTGCAGTGCTTCTGAAAGTTCCCCAGCTCCCAAGGCACAGCACAAATGGGCTTCATCTAGTTCTTTCCTGGGCTGGGAGAGGTGAATGGCTCCTTGACCATTTAGCACTTCTGACTTGTTTAAAAGATGGTTGTGCCTCTGTCTGGCTCCCTCACAGCCCACAAGCACCTGAGAGCAGTGAGTTTGAGTTCCTGCGTCTCAGGTTCCCGCAGGGCTGGGCACATGGCCTGGCCTCAGCAGGTGCTCCATTGATGTGTGTTGTATATGTTGAGTGGAAAGTTTTCCAACTCCCCATGACTCAGGCTTTGTTTTACAATAAAATCTTGAAAACTCACATACTTTGCCGGCGGTGTTCATTGCCTCCCTGGATTGGGACAGGTGGTGCTGGGCAATGGGGAGGCCAATGGGCTTTCCTTGCCCTGGAGGCCTGGCCTGGCTTCCTCCCCTCTGAGAGTCCTTTACTCCTTGGGCCTCACTCTCCCTGGATGACAGGAGAGCAAATCTCCCTGCCAGGAAGGTGCTTAGCATCATTGTCCCCCATAACCCCCAATTGGAAATAATCCAAACACCCCTCACAGAAAAGTCACTGCACAAATCCTGTATGTCCATACAAAGCAGGGCTCCACAGCAGACAAAACCTTGCAAAAGGAGGGTTAGAGCAGATCTGTGGTTCTCTGTGGGCTCGCCTGCAGAGCTTTAGAAAAAGTGGTGCCAATGCCAATGCCTGGTTTGGGGGTGGCCTGGGGGTGGTGTCAGGGCATCCGGATGCCAGGGCTGAGACTCCCGGGACCACAAGGCTTCTAACTCTAGGGACCCTGAGGTCAAGCCCTCCCAGTGGCTCCCTGAGGGTGAACTCTGCCTGGTGGCAGCTGTAAATGCAAAGCAGGGAGATAGATGGTCCTTCATTTCAGAGAAAGGCTCTTTACCAAGTCAGAAGTATATTTtgactctattttaatttgagttGAAGCTAGAaggaaattttctattttctcagtcTGGTTAAGACACACTTCGAGCTTCACTTTTGGGGGGCTTAAGTTGTGCAATAATAGTAGGTGTTAAATTGGGGTAAAATTCTTGCCAATCTTGGGGAAACAAAACAATTTTCTGTTATCTTTTCATGTAACTATGAAATCCCTAAGTTATAGTACCTGGCCTTAACATGCTTGATGTTAAACTCAGCTCCCAGCAAATtttggagagagagagcaaaGTGTGTCTTTTGGGGTTCTTAGCCTCAAACCTGAGAAAGCTGTCAAAGAGGGACATTCAGTCACAAGAACATTTTGCCTTTGGGTCTCTGCTGAATGCCGTCTGTGAGGGTAAGAAAATGAGGCAGTTCAAGAAGTGTCCACCAGGGATCAGCGTTTTACTGAAGTTAATCCCATGTGTctgcctttcctctctgctctggAAGGACCTGGAGAAGCCCAGCTGGAGCTCAGTGCAGGCTCTTGGCTGGTGAAGGTCTAGTTGTCTAAAGCCCCTCTAAGAAAAAGCTGCTTTTACTCTGAGGGAAGTTTATTCTCATGCATCTATTAATCCCactgtagtttatttctagtttgggcTATTTACCTCTTAAAGTACATGGAGGATCTGGCCCCTGACAAGGGTCCCACAGATGTTTATCATTGATGTCTATCATCCAAAGGAATTAGCACCAATGTCCACAATAACCCccaactggaaacaatccaaacacCCCTCACAGAAGAGTCACTACACAAATCGAGTATGTTTGTACAAAGCAATGCTTCCCAGAAGACAAAACCTTGCAAAAGGAGGGTTAGAGCAGATCTGTGGTTCTCTGTGGGTTCGCCTGCAGAACTTCAGAAACATTAGAACATTTCCCCACAATACAGACCCAAGGAATTCTAAGGGTGTTCTGTACCTGCTTGAAAATCTACATCCTGGGGTCCTGTTTCCAGCTGTGGACCTGGATGACTGACATGCGGAAATCCCCCTCCCGCCACCCACCACCAGGGAAAATACATACCGCGAAAACTCAACACAGTAGCTCAAGCCACACACCTGCAAGGGGAAGTATTTTGTGTTGGTGGGTGGTGAATGGAGCTAACAAAAGGCAGATAAACAGAGATCAAGACACTCATTGTGGTGAGGAGTGGGTCTGGATCCACAGGGAACAGCCACGCCTTCATTCTCTCCCCAGGAGGAATGACTCAGAAAAGTTGATTTGGGTTCAGAGCAGAGGAGTGATCTCAGTGGCTGGTGACCTCAAACTCCCTCACCTTGTTATTCTACCTCTAGTCTGAGGGTCTCCCTGCTAAGGGGTAGGAATGCTGTGTCCTGGAGTCAAGGCATACTCTTCCTTGGGCCATGATAGAGGCACTCTGGCATCATCGTCTTTCTTCTTACTAGTCTTGGaagttttttctttcccttcactgaaggcctgtggctggagcacagggaCAGGGGACATGTAGGCAGGGGTCAGATCCTGCTGGTTCTGGCCAGTGGTGTTGGGAAGGATGGAAGCCTTTGTTCTAAGGCATGAACAGGCCTTGCAAACTCTGAAGTCtatccctccctcaccccatgcCCCACTTTGGAGTGCACATTCTCCCCACCTGCTCCACCTAATACCTAGTCAACCTTCAAACCCAGGCTCTTGGGCAACTTTTCCATGAAGCCATAGAGAACCATTCAAGCCAGTCCTCAATAACCCAATGTCTTGGACCCTCCCCCAGGACCCGTGGCCCAGACCCTGACATTCATGGTAATGATGGGGCTTTTTTAGGTATGCATGTGTTAACCCTCCCTGAGCCCCTAAAGCTAGGGACTGTTTTCCATTTTGCAACCTCCAGAGCACCCTGCCCCGTACCTGAAATGGACAGAAGCTCATTGCAAACATATTCTGAAGTACATTAATTTCATATgcatttcccatttattttcactcttctTTCTTTGCACATAGGGCACCTTATCACAGAGGTCTTTCTGACCACCCTGGTTAAAGTACCATTGTACCCCTCCCCCGTGCCtcctctactttctgtttctgtgccttgccttaattttctttctagCAATGATTACCTTCCGACCTGTTCTGTACTTGCCTGTTTGCTTATTTAGGTCCCTTTCCCTACTACAGTTTAAGCTCCATTAAGACCGGGTCATTTCCCCACATCAGTGCCTGATTATTAATTCAACAACCTTGTTCACCAAGCACCTGCTCTATGTCAGCTCTGTGCTGGAGGCAGCACACACTGTTCCCTAAGGAGCTAAGCCACGGGTGTGAACCTGTTCAAATGTATACACGTCATTGGTAGTATTTTTACatagttaatttgcatttccagttttttgtcttgtttcttatGTGCTGTGGTGTGAATCAGGGAAATAATAATTCCTTCTCCTTAGATATGGAGACCCAAGAGCACAAATTGGGTGTCTCTATGTCCCTGTTGTGAGAGCCACAAAAATCTCAGTAGAAGGGACTGTGATGGAATAAAGTGAGAAGAAGAAAGGTGCGGCTAGTGTATGAAGGATCCCAGCAGAGACAGCACAGCCACAATTAAAACCGAGCAGCAGATTTAGTCTCAAGCCTTCCCTGTGCTCAGCACCCACCCCACAGGGCCAGATGCCCAGACCTGGCCAAGTGCCTTATTTTtggcctttttctttccttgaagcCCACTGCCTGCCTCATTCTAGCTGCCAAACCCCAATGCCTGTACCTCTGTGGCTGTCTTCTGTAAAGGAGCTGACATCTCCCCCAGCCACAGACCAACATGCTTTGCTAAACACAGGGCCCTTGCAGGCCAGGAGGGCAGAGCTGACATTTATGGTTATCTCTGAACCAAATTCTTGGGCAGAACTCCCATCCCTTCAGACCAGAGCAACCCGCCTAGTGAAAGTGTATGTTTGTATCTCCTTTGGAGGCACTCAATTAGGGAGACATGCTGTAAGGAGCAGAGACAAAGGGAGCCAGCAGCAGAGAGAGCTGGTGTCCAGACGGGGCATTTTCAGGTAAACAATGGAAATCTCTGATGTGAAGTCAGAAGGCCCAGGAATAAGGTCTAGCTCCACCACTTAATAGCCGGATGATTTTGAATAAGCTACGTAAGCTTCCTGAAGCTCACTGTGTTCATTTGGAAAACCAAGATCATAATACTTCTCAGAGCTGTTTTGACGATTACATATAACATAGGTAAAAGTATTTGGTATAAAGCTCTCTGTAAGAACTGATTTAATATTGTGATAACCCAAGTGTCTCCAGATGTTGCAGAGTGTGGAGGCAAAGCAGATCACACCCTCTGAATCCTGGTCCTGACCCTGCTTCCTCTGAAGTCCCTCACTGCCCCCTGACACGAAGCTACTCCCCACCCTCCAATCTGGTATATCTGGGATGACGCATGAGGAGCCTTCTCTCACGTCTGTCCAACCTTTGCCCAAAACCTCTGCCACTtacctccctcctctcctttttATCCTTCAATGTCTGTGCAAGGGCAGTGTCTCCAGATAATCCAAGAGCCTCCAGTTCACAAGGTGCCCCAGGGGGTTCCAAAACGGAAAGAACATCTCTTTCCGCAGCTCTTGTACCACTAGGTGGCACTTGTGTCCCCAAACAGCACTCAGTGCTGCCCTTCAATCACCAGCAGAAAACCTGGTCTGTGATCATTTGTTTCAGTAAGATACACATTCCCAAGAAGCAACATTTTGCAAGCACTGAAGTCTGACCCTGACTTAAAACAGAAACACGAGGAAGCAGGCTGCAGAGATGCTGCCCGTGGTCTCCTGTTCACACTGTCTGCAGAACAACTCTCTAACGCCGCCTTTTGGGAGGATGGTTTTTGCTTTGCAAGTGAAAACTGCAATGTCCCCAATTCTTTGCCCAGAAATAAGGATGCACCTGTCCCAAATACCTTTCCAAGTGTTCATTTTTCTTATGACAGCTTTATTGCCCTGAAGTGACAATTTCCCTTTCAGCCATCCACACCAAGTTTTCAATGAGGTTAGGAAGGAAGATCAGTCCAGGACTTCCCAGTGCCTGGTGATTCTCCTCCTCCCAGCAGACTCCAGAGGAGGGACTTTTCCCTAGGAGCCCAGAAATATAGGTCTGTGGGACCATTCTGCCTCCTGTCAATATCCCGATCATACTTCCCAATGCTTTTTTCCCCAGTTAACTCAGGAGCaatagaataaaattatatttatgaacTTCTCACTGGTTGTAAAAGATTTGGTGAAGGCAAATGATGATGGTTTCACAAAGCCTGTGACATTAAAATCAGGtgacacttgttttttctttcttttaatataaattcACTGAGTTACCACGCTCAAGTTCAGATCATGCATGACCTCATTAGGTATGTGAGGAAATTTAGATTCTGAACAATCAAGAGCCATTAACGAATTTTAAGCAACAAGGTAAAAGGTTATGATTATCACCTTTTTATTGAGGTGCGATTCACAATTTCCTGCATGAATTTTAAATGCTCAGTTCGTGagtttgacaaatgcatacattttgtgtaaccaccacctcTCTGAAAAAGTAGAACATTTCCATAACTCCTGAAAATTGTTTTATGCCTCTTTGTAATCAATTCTCCCCACCCAAGAGGTaaccactgttctgatttctatcCCCATAGATGAGCTGTGTCCTCTTCACagcctcatataaatggaatcatacagtgcaTGATCTTTCTTATTTGGATTCTTCCTCTCAACATAAcgcttttgaggttcatccacactGTCATGGGAAATCAGTATGTTGTCTTTTTCTATAGCTGATTAGTATTCCAATTTATGAATAAACCACAACTGTTTATTTGTAGCATTTTGAgttgtttcctatttttatatACGACAAATAGAGCAGCTGTGAatattctttttataagtcttctcatggacatttattttcagttctcttggggaAATAGCTAGGAATGGAATGTCTGGGTTACATAGTAGATGTATGTTTAATTTTCCATGCAATTGTTAAACTGCCTTCCAAAAGGGTGGCACCATTTTACATCAGCAAAGTATGAGGGTAGGAGTTGTTCCATTCTCTTGTCCATATTTGGTATTATCAGTGTTCAAATTTTAGCCACGTGGGGGATGGTGTGGTATCTCATATGATTATTTTGCACTAGTGAAATTGAGCATCTTCTCGTGTGCTGATTggccatttatttatcttttattgtaaagtgtctattcaagtcttttggcCATTATTCTCAGTGGtttgtcctttttttattgaTCCGTAGTTGTTGACAATGATCTGGATGTTTCTTCTGTCAGATTCATGTTTTGTGAATATAGTCTCACAATCTGGAGCTTGCCGATTCATTTTCCTAACAGGGTATTTTgatgaacagaacaaaaaaaattttttatgaagtccaatttaccCATTCTTTTTATCAAGTTGTAGAAAAATCTTTGCCTCCTGGAAAGTTGCAAagttttcctcctgttttcttctagatatTTATAGTTTTGGttctttatatttaggtctatgatctattttgagctaattttatGTTTGGCATGAGGTAAAACataaggttcttttttcttttgcaatagctttactgagatataatcattcacacaccatacaattcacccatttaaagtgtataatccAATGGCTTTTAGTATTGTGAAGGCCGCcagttttatgtgtcagcttgactgggctaagggatgcccagatagctggtaaCACATTACTTCGGGGTGTGTCTGAGGGTGTCTCTGGAAGAGAtcagcatttgaatcagtagactaagAACACGGACTCAGCAACGCCAGTGGACACCAGCCAATCCATTGAGGGCTGAGTAGAACACAAAGGCAGAAGAAGGGTCAATTCGATCTCTTTGCTGGAGTTAGGACTCCTATCTTCTCTAGCCCTTGGACATAAGCTCCCCTGGTTCTCGGGCCTTTGGATTTGGACCATGACTTATCTTACCAGTTTTCCTGCCTCTCTAGTTTGCAGATGGCAAATCATCAGCCAATGCCTATAGTCAATCTTCTCTTCTGTCTATCTGTGTGTCCTCCTGGCTCTGGTTTTCTGGAGAACCTTGACTAATATGAGTTTATTTGTTGAGTTATGCAACTATCATGCCACAGTCagtttcatcac
This genomic interval from Manis javanica isolate MJ-LG chromosome 1, MJ_LKY, whole genome shotgun sequence contains the following:
- the LOC108399293 gene encoding interleukin-1 receptor antagonist protein isoform X5 gives rise to the protein MANLETACLPLQKRPCRMQAFRIWDVNQKTFYLRNNQLIAGYLQGPNIKLEEKIDMLSIEPHAVFLGIHGRKLCLACVKSGSKIRLQLEPVNITDLSQNKEQDKRFTFIHSDSGATTSFESAACPGWFLCTALEADRPVSLTNMPEEAVMVTKFYFRQDQ
- the LOC108399293 gene encoding interleukin-1 receptor antagonist protein isoform X4 translates to MCSLPMARYYIVKGADQRALYVRDGQLLVGDPEADSCSAETACLPLQKRPCRMQAFRIWDVNQKTFYLRNNQLIAGYLQGPNIKLEEKIDMLSIEPHAVFLGIHGRKLCLACVKSGSKIRLQLEPVNITDLSQNKEQDKRFTFIHSDSGATTSFESAACPGWFLCTALEADRPVSLTNMPEEAVMVTKFYFRQDQ
- the LOC108399293 gene encoding interleukin-1 receptor antagonist protein isoform X7, which gives rise to MQAFRIWDVNQKTFYLRNNQLIAGYLQGPNIKLEEKIDMLSIEPHAVFLGIHGRKLCLACVKSGSKIRLQLEPVNITDLSQNKEQDKRFTFIHSDSGATTSFESAACPGWFLCTALEADRPVSLTNMPEEAVMVTKFYFRQDQ
- the LOC108399293 gene encoding interleukin-1 receptor antagonist protein isoform X3, whose translation is MPWRNQSEVPGARDLQGERRSELEDQLQRLADHRVTSSPAESEPSAQEALLSEPPETACLPLQKRPCRMQAFRIWDVNQKTFYLRNNQLIAGYLQGPNIKLEEKIDMLSIEPHAVFLGIHGRKLCLACVKSGSKIRLQLEPVNITDLSQNKEQDKRFTFIHSDSGATTSFESAACPGWFLCTALEADRPVSLTNMPEEAVMVTKFYFRQDQ